TGCGCCATGTAGCGCATCTGCGTGCCGAAGATGTCATCGCGCTGCTGGCCGCGCGCGCCGCTCAGAAAGTCGTCGAGTTGCCGCAGCAGATACCAGTCGAACTGGTTGGAGATCCGCGGCGAGCCCAACAACGTCGAGCCCTCTCCGTTCGGCCCGTGACAGGCGATGCAGGTCTCCTCGTAAATCTTGCGGCCTTCCTCCGGGTCGCCCTCCACGGTTACGGGCAGCGTCGGCGCCTCGAGGGAGTGCATATAGGCCGCCATGTCGATGATCGCCTGCTCGTCCGGCACCTGGGCAATCGCGAAGTTTCTCATCTGATTGCCGTAAATGTCCTCCAGTGGATCCCAGTAGCCGCGCAGGTTGGCGCGGTAATTGATCAATTGCCGCTCCACGTACCAGGTGTCCTGCTTGCCGGCAGCGGGCGTATTCAGTAGCGCATTGCCTTCGCCCGCAGGCCCATGACAAGTGCTGCACAAGAAATACAGTTCTTTGCCGCGCTCCAGGTCAGGCTCGGCAGCGTAGGAGGCAAGCGGAACGGTGAAGACCAACAGGCTAAGCAGGGCGATTCTTTTCATCGTCGGACAGCAGTTTTCGAGAACTTCGGGCAACAGGCGCGAACTGTACCAAATGCCGCGCGCGATGCAAAGCGTTTGGGCCGGCGGAACATACAATTTTGACGAAATGAGATCCGGTGATGGCGTTCCTTCCATAGAGCATATTCGGCGCGCTGCCGAACGCATCGGGCCGTATGTTCACCGAACGCCCGTGTTGAGCAGCAACGCGGTCAACGAAGTCTCGGGCGCCAAAGTCTTCTTCAAGTGCGAGAACCTGCAGAAAGCCGGCGCGTTCAAGGCGCGCGGCGCCACCAACGCGGTTTTTTCACTGTCCGATAAACAAGCACGACACGGCGTCGCCACGCAGTCGTCGGGCAACCATGGGGCCGCGCTGGCCATGGCCGCCGGTTGGCGCGGCATCCCGGTCACGGTCGTCATGCCCAATAACGCGCTTGCGATCAAGAAAAAGGCCGTTGCCGGCCATGGCGCCAGGATCGTCTATTGCGCGCCGACGCCTCAGGCGCGCGACGACGCGCTGGCGCGGGTCGCGGAAAGCACGCAGGCGGAGATTATTCATCCTTTCGACGACCCCCGGGTCATCGCCGGACAGGGGACCGCCGTCCTGGAGCTGCTTGAGGAGGTCGCCGACATCGATACGGTGATCGCGCCGGTGGGCGGCGGCGGACTGTTGAGCGGCACGGCCCTGGCGGCAAGGAGCCTGCGCCCGGCCTCGCGCGTGTTCGGGGCGGAGCCGAGAAATGTGAACGACGCATGGCAGTCCCTGAAATCCGGCCGAATCATGCCTTCAACCGGGAAAAAGTCGATTGCGGACGGACTGCTGACCACGCTTGGGAAACTCACGTTTCCGATCATGCGCGACCATGTGACCGGGATCATCACGGTCAGCGAAGAGTCGATCGTGGACGCGATGCGGCTGGCATGGGAGCGCCTGAAACTGATCGTCGAGCCGTCGGCCGCCGTCGCGGTGGCCGCGCTGCTCGCGCAACCCGGCAAATTTCAGGGCAGGCGCGTCGGGATCATCCTGTCGGGCGGCAACGTCGATCCGGACAAACTGCCATGGGTGAAGGACCGGTAGCCTACTCGTCCGATTCGCTTTCGCCGTTGTGGCGCTTGAACCACTCCAGGATCGCGCTGACCTTGGCCAATAGCTGGCTGGGCCGCGCGGCGATGCTGTGCGAAGCGCCCGGAACCCGCACCAGCGCCGTTTCCACGCCGCGCAGCTTCAGCGCCTGGTAGTACTGCTCCGACTCCCACATGGGCGTGCGCCAGTCCTCTTCGCCGGTCAGGAGCATGGTGGGCGTCGAGACCTCACCGGCCAGCGACAGCGGCGAGCGCTCCCAGTAGCCCATCGGGTCGTCCCACGGGAGGGCCGGGAACCAATACTTGGAGAACAGCGGCGCGTAGTCGGCGCTCAAGGCGAAGCTGATCCAGTTGATCACGGGCTTGGCCACCACCGCGGCCGCAAAGCGGTCGGTCTTGCCGACAATCCAGGCGGTCAGCACGCCGCCGCCGCTTCCGCCCGTCACGTAGAGCCGGTCGGTGTCGATGGCGCCGCGGTCGATGATCGCGTCCACCGCCGACATCAGGTCGTCGTAGTCCTCGCTGGGATAGTTGTGATGGATGTAGCCGCCGAAGGCATCGCCGTAACTCGAACTGCCCCGGGGGTTGGCATAGACCACGACGTAGCCGGCGGCGGCGAAAAGCTGCACTTCCACCGAGAAATGCGGGCCGTAGGCGGCATGGGGGCCGCCGTGGATTTCAAGCAGCAGCGGGTATTTCTTCGAAGGATCGAAGCCCGGCGGCCAGACCACCCAGGCGTGGATGTCCTGGCCATCGTAGCTGGACGGGTACCAGAACTCCTCAACCTGCCCCAACTCGCGATAGTCGAGCAGATTGGCGTTCAGCCGGGTCAGTCGGCGGGGCTCGTCCGTGCCGCGGCCGACCGCGATATCGGCGGGCGAGAGGACGTCCCCGCGGGTGATCGCGTAGGTGTCGTTGCCGCCCAGCGAATATTGCGCGCCGGTGTACGGACGGGTCAGCGCCAGGCCGCCCATCTCGCTGGTCACGTCGGTGAGCCTGCCCCGCAAATCGACATAGGCCAGCCGGGTCCGGCCCTGGTCTTCATAGGCGAAGTACAGGCCCTTGCCGTCGGCGGACCAGCGCGGGCGCGACACTTCGCGGTCGAGGTCCGTAAGCAATTGGCGGCGCTCGCTGCCGTCGCTGTTCATCACGTACAGGTGCGTTATCTGGTAGCTGCGCACGCGGTCGTCGTAGCCGGTCCAGGCCAGCATCTTCCCGTCGGGCGAAACGGCGACCGACCTGTCGGGGCCGTCGCGGTCGGTCACGGCCTCGACATCGCCCCCGTCCAGGCTCACCCGGTAGATCTCGGAGTTGGACGGATTGAGCTCGGCGTCTTCGTTGCGATTGCCGCTGAAATAGAGGCTTGAGCTGTCGGGCGACCAGGCGATCGAGCCGCCGTGGTTGTAGTCGCCCGAGGTCAGTTGCCTGGGTGCGCCGCCGTCGGCCGAAACCACGAACAGGTGCGTGAAGCCGTACGGCAGGCGCCCTGCCCCGTCGGCCCGGAACACGGCGCGCTGCACCACTTCCGGGGGTTTGGCCCAGTTCGCGCCCTGGGGCTTGGCGGGCAGCGAGCCCATGGTGGGCGGCTTGGAAGGCACCAGCAGCGCGAACGCCAGCCACCGGCCGTCCGGCGACCAGGCGAGATTGCGTGGCGCCCGGTCCAGCCGCGTGACCTGCAGCGTCTCGCCGCTGGACATCCAGCGAACGAATATCTGCGTGCCGCGGCCGTCGCTGGACAGATAGGCCACGCGATCGTTGTCCGGCGCGATCCGCGCGCCCCTGTCGTTCACCGCGCCGGTGGTGAGCGGCCGCGCGTTGTCCCCGTCAACGTCGATGCGCCACAGGTTGGAGCGGCGCCGATCCTCCATGATGTCCATGAAGTTGCGGGTATAGACCACGAAGGAGCCGTCGGGACTCACCTGGGGATCGCTGGCGTAGGCCAGCGAGAACACGTCTTCGGGCGCGAAATTGGGCTTGCCGGCGTGCAGCGCGGGGGCGATGAACAGCAGGAGCAGTGCAATACGTAGTTTCATGTTCGGATGATCCTGATTGGGGACCGCAAGGATACTCGCTCCCAGGTACAATCGGGGCTCGATGAAGACTGGCGATCCTGCCCCCCGAATCGTAATCCGCCCCAACTGCAATTTCACCGGCCGCGGCGCGTTCTGGCTGTTCGTCGCGATGACGCTTCCGGTGCTTGGAGTGGCGGTGGCCTGGGCGCTTCGCGGCTACTGGCTGATCCTGCCGTTCGCCGGCCTGGAACTGGCCGTTCTGGGCATCGCGCTGGCCATTACCGTGCATCGCGGGCGCTATCGCGAAACCATTCGTTTCGGCCAACGCTTCGTGCGCGTGCGCAGGGGTTATGCGGGCCGTCAGGAACGGGTAGAATTCCCCCGGTCCTGGACCCGGGCCTGGATAGAACCGGGAGCGAGTCCTGCCTTGCCTGGGCGCCTTTTTTTGGGGGCCGGCGGCGCGTCTTGCGAACTGGCCGCCTGTCTCACGGAGGAAGAAAGGCAGTCGTTGTGCCGGCGTTTACGCGAATTGACGCGCGTGCCGGTTACCGCGCAGAAATAGCAAGTAGAAAGCAGTAAGGAGCAACGGTTTGATGTATCGCAGCAAGGCACACGGCCGCTGGCTGTTTATCGGAATCGCCGCGGCCGCGCTGGCCATCGCCACGCCGGCGGCAGCGGACTGGGCCCTGGACTTCCCCGCCAGCGCGACGGAACTCGGAGAAAAGGTGCGTAACCTGCACCACCTGGCCCTGATCATATGCACCATCATCGGCATCGTCGTGTTCGGTGTGCTCGGCTACTCGCTGGTCAAGTTCCGCAAGTCGCAGGGCGCGCAGGCGGCGAAGTTCAGCCACAGCACCAAGGCCGAGATCATCTGGACTATCGTTCCGGTCCTGATCCTGGTCGGCCTGGCCATCCCCACCGCCCGGGTGCTGATCGAAATGGAGGACACGCAGGCGGCCGATCTCAGGATCAAGGTCACCGGCTACCAGTGGAAATGGCGCTACGAGTACCTGGACCACGGCATCAGCTTCTTCAGCAACATCGACGACGCCAGCAATGCCGCGTCAATGGTGGGCGCGGGCCATGAACTGCACGAACACTACCTGCGCGACGTGGACAAGCCGATGGTCGTGCCGGTGGGCAAGAAGGTGAAGCTGCAGCTCACCTCCAACGACGTCATCCACGCCTGGTGGGTGCCGGAGTTCTACGTCAAGCGCGACGCGGTGCCGGGCACGATCAACGAAACCTGGTTCAAGGCCGAGAAGACGGGCACCTACCGTGGCCAGTGCGCCGAGCTGTGCGGGCGCGGACACGGGTTCATGCCGATCGTGGTCGAGGTCCTGGAACAGGACGAGTTCGACGCATGGGTGGCCGGGCTCACGGCGCCGGCCGAGCCCGAGCCCGAAGAACTCGAAGCGCCCGAAGCCGTAGTAAGCCAGACAGTGCCCGCCGCAGCCGGCGGCGCAGCCTCCCGATAATCCGGGGTAATCGAATATGAGCGACACGACACACGAAGAACATCACGACGGCCCGCACGCCTCGGGAATGTGGCGGTGGCTGACCACCACCAACCACAAGGACATCGGCACGCTGTACCTGGTGTTCAGCCTGATCATGTTCCTGGTGGGCGGCACCATGGCGCTGATCATCCGCACCGAGCTGTTCCAGCCGGGCCTGCAGTTGGTGGACCCGCACTTCTTCAACCAGATGACCACCATGCACGCGCTGGTGATGATCTTCGGCGCGCTGATGCCGGCTTTCGTGGGCCTGGCCAACTGGCAGATCCCGCTGATGGTGGGCGCGCCGGACATGGCGCTGCCGCGCATGAATAACTGGAGTTTCTGGATCCTGCCGCCGGCCTTTCTGCTGCTGCTGGGCACGCTGTTCATGCCGGGCGGGGCCCCGGCGGGCGGCTGGACGCTGTATCCGCCGCTGATCCTGCAGACCGGCGACGCCTTCCCGTTCGTGGTGTTCTCGCTGCACATGCTGGGCGCGTCCTCGATCCTGGGCGCGATCAACATCATCGTGACCATCACCAACATGCGCGCGCCGGGCATGGGCTTCATGAAGATGCCGCTGTTCGTCTGGACCTGGCTGATCACGGCCTACCTGCTGATCGGCGCAATGCCTGTGCTGGCCGGGGCCATCACGATGCTGCTCACCGACCGCTACTTCGACACCAGCTTCTTCCTGGCGGCCGGCGGCGGCGACCCGGTGATGTTCCAGCACATCTTCTGGTTCTTCGGGCATCCCGAGGTCTATATCCTCATCCTGCCCGCCTTCGGGATCATTTCGCAGGTCATTCCGACGTTTTCGCGCAAGCCCCTGTTCGGCTACGTGTCGATGGTGATCGCGACTTCGGCCATCGCGTTCCTGTCGTACGTCGTCTGGGCGCACCACATGTTCACCGTGGGAATGCCGGCAGCCGGAATGCTGTTCTTCATGATCACGACCATGTTCATTGCCGTGCCTACCGGGGTGAAGATCTTCAACTGGCTGGCGACGATGTGGCGCGGCTCGATCAGCTTCGAGACGCCGATGCTGTTCGCGATCGCGTTCGTGATCCTGTTCACGATCGGCGGATTCTCCGGTCTGATGCTGGCGCTGGTGCCCGCGGACATCGAGTACCACGACACCTACTTCGTCGTGGCGCATTTCCACTACGTGCTGGTGCCGGGCGCCATCTTCGGCGTGATCGCCGGCGTCTATTACTGGCTGCCCAAGTGGACCGGCCACATGTACAACGAAACGCTGGGCAAGTGGCACTTCTGGCTGTCGACGATCTTCGTCAACATCCTGTTCTTCCCGCAGCACTTCCTGGGCCTGGCCAGCATGCCGCGGCGGATCCCGGACTACTCGATCCAGTTCACCGAGTTCAACATGATCTCGACCGTCGGCGCGTTCGGTTTCGGCCTCTCGCAACTGCTGTTCGTCTGGATGCTGATCAAGTGCGTCAAGGGCGGGGAGACGGCCAGCACCAAGGTCTGGGACGAGCCGGAGGGCCTGGAATGGACCGTGCCTTCGCCGGCGCCGTACCACACGTTTGAGACGGCGCCCAAGGTATAGGTCCAGGCGATTCCCGGCACGCCCATGTTCCAGAAATCCCGAAGACGCGTCCATGCCGCCCTGCTGGTGCTGCTGGCGATGGCGTTTTACGGCGGCTTCATCCTGGCGCAGTGGATAAGGAGCGGCGCGTGAAGCCGGACAAGCGCAAGGCCGGCAACCGGCGCCTGGTGCTGACGCTGGGCGGCGCGGTGGCGGGCATGTTCGCCTTCGCGTTCCTGCTGACGCCGCTGTACGAGGTTTTCTGCGAACTCACCGGGCTGGACTCGGAGCGGCTCACGCGCGCGACCCAGCCTTCCGGCGCCGCCGTCGCCTCGGAAATCGACGAAAACCGAACGGTCACCGTCGAGTTTCTGACCAACACGATGAACCCGGCGGCCTGGGAGTTCCAGCCCGGCGACCTTCGCATCGAGGTCACGCCCGGGCGCACGGCCGAGACCGTGTTTTACGCCGAGAACCTGCTTCCGCATGACGTCATTTCCGTCACGCGGCCCAGCGTGCGGCCGCTGGAGGCGGTGAGTTACGTTTCCAAGCAGGTCTGCTTCTGTTTCGAGGAGCAGGCGTTCGCGGCCGGCGAGCGGCGCGAGCTGCCGATGCGCTTCACGATTGATTCCGAACTGCCGGCGCACGTTGAGACCGTGACGCTGGCCTACACCCTGTTTACCGCCGAACCCGGTTTAGGAGGAAGTTGATGGCCGACACGAAATCGGACTATTTCGTACCGCATGGCAGTCCCTGGCCCATCGTGGCCTCGGTGTCCATGTTCGCCATGGCGCTCGGGGGAGCGTTGTGGCTGAACGGTTCGGACGCCGGCAGGACCGTGCTGCTGCTCGGCCTGGCTGGACTCACGTTCATGATGTTCGGCTGGTTCGGCACAGTGATCAGGGAGAACATCGCCGGTCTCTACAGCGACTGGGTTGACCGCTCGTTCCGCCAGGGAATGGCGTGGTTCATCTTCTCCGAAGTCATGTTCTTCGTCGGCTTCTTCGGCGCGCTGTTCTACGCCCGCGTGCTGGCCGTGCCCTGGCTGGGCGGCGACGGCATCGGCGAGGCCACCAACAGCCTGCTGTGGTCCGGGTTCGAGTCGGAATGGCCCACCAACGGCCCGGGCGAAATCGGCGGCGACGCCGAAGGCAACTTCCAGACCATCGGCTGGGGCGGCCTGCCGCTTCTGAACACGGCCCTGCTGCTCACGTCCAGCGTCACGATCACGATCGCGCATCACGCGCTGAAGAACAACAACCGCAGGCTGCTGAACATCGGCACCCTGCTGACGATCATTCTGGGCGCCGTGTTCCTGTACGTCCAGGCCTATGAATACGTGCACGCGTACCAGGACCTCGGCCTCAGGCTCAGCACCGGAATCTACGGCTCCACGTTCTTCATGCTGACCGGATTCCACGGCGCGCACGTCACGCTGGGCGTGATCATGCTGATCGTCACCTACATCCGCATCCTGCGAGGGCATTTCACGCCCAACGAACACTTCGGCTTCCAGGCCGTGTCCTGGTACTGGCACTTCGTTGACGTGGTGTGGGTGTGCCTGTTCATCTTCGTTTACGTGCTGTAGCAGAGGCTTTGTGCGAATGAGTAAGAAACTGCAACTGGCGGCCTTCCTGGTGACGGCGGCCCTGTCTTCGCAACTGGCGGCCCAGGACGACCCGACCGCGGGCGACCCGGAGCGCGGGCGCATACTCGCCGAGCCCTGCCTCGGCTGTCACGGCATCGAAGGCAACATGACCACCTATCCGCCGTACCACGTGCCGAAGCTGGGAGGTCAGAACCCCAACTACATCGTCAAGGCTCTGCAGGGCTATGCGGGCGACGACCGCGAACACGACGGGATGCATGCGCAGGCCGCCGACCTGACCGAACAGGAACTCAGGGACATCGGCGCGTACTTCGGGGGGGAGACCGCCGTTGAGGCGAACACCGAGGTCACGCCTCCGGAATCGGGGATCTTCTGCGTGTCCTGCCACGGCGTCAACGGTGTCAGCATCACGACCGAGTTTCCGCACCTGGCCGGCCAGCATGCCGACTATCTGAACGAGACCATCCGCCAGTACCTGGAAGGCGAACGCAGCGACATTTCGATGAACGCCTTCCTGAACATGCTCACCGCAGAGCAGTTGAACGAGCTGTCGGAGTTCTACGAGAGCCAGCCGGGCCTGGTTACGGCCGAGCGCTGAACGCCGAAAAGCGAGCGGAGATCTTCCGGCGGCTGAGCCGGACGAATCCGCGCCCCACCACGGAGCTTTCCTACGGCTCGCCGTTCGAGTTGCTGGTGGCCGTGGTGCTGTCGGCCCAAGCCACCGACGTCGGCGTGAACAAGGCCACGAAGACGCTCTTTGCCGAAGCCAATACGCCGGACTCGATGCTGAAGCTGGGCGAGGCGGGCATTCGCAGGCACATCCGGACGATCGGGCTGTTCAACGCCAAGGCGGCCAACGTCGTTTCCTTGAGCCGGATCCTGCTGGAGGAGCACGGGGGCGAGGTGCCGCGCGAGCGCGAGGCGCTGGAAGCCCTGCCCGGAGTGGGCCGCAAGACCGCCAACGTGATCCTGAACACGGCCTTCGGCGTGCCCGTGATCGCTGTGGACACCCACGTGTTCCGTCTTTCCAACCGCACCCGGATCGCGCCGGGCAAGAACGTGGTCGAAGTCGAGAATCGTCTGATGCGCCTGACGCCGAAGGAATACCTGATGCACGCCCATCACTGGCTGATCCTGCACGGCCGCTACGTGTGCCAGGCGCGCAAGCCCCGCTGCCCCGATTGCGTGATCGCCGACCTCTGCGAATACCCGAAGCGCCTGCGCCCCAAAGAGTAGAATCCCGGGGGAAATGACCCCCGAAATTAAAGGTATCTCCGGCGCCGGCCTCGGCCTCCGCCGCCCGTATCTCAAGCCGTTCACGGAGGAACCGCCCGAAGAGGTCGATTTCTTCGAGCTGGCGCCCGAAAACTGGATCGGCGTGGGCGGCGCGCTCGGCAGCCGGCTCGAATTCTTCACCGAACGCTGGCCGGTCATCGCCCACGGTCTTTCGCTGTCGATCGGCGGCCCCCACCCTCTCAACGAGGCGCTGGTGCGCGACGTCGGCGCCTGGATGGACGAATACGGCGTGCGGCTTTACTCCGAGCACCTGAGCTACACGAGCGACGAGGGGCAGCTCTACGACCTCCTGCCG
This portion of the Gammaproteobacteria bacterium genome encodes:
- a CDS encoding S9 family peptidase; its protein translation is MKLRIALLLLFIAPALHAGKPNFAPEDVFSLAYASDPQVSPDGSFVVYTRNFMDIMEDRRRSNLWRIDVDGDNARPLTTGAVNDRGARIAPDNDRVAYLSSDGRGTQIFVRWMSSGETLQVTRLDRAPRNLAWSPDGRWLAFALLVPSKPPTMGSLPAKPQGANWAKPPEVVQRAVFRADGAGRLPYGFTHLFVVSADGGAPRQLTSGDYNHGGSIAWSPDSSSLYFSGNRNEDAELNPSNSEIYRVSLDGGDVEAVTDRDGPDRSVAVSPDGKMLAWTGYDDRVRSYQITHLYVMNSDGSERRQLLTDLDREVSRPRWSADGKGLYFAYEDQGRTRLAYVDLRGRLTDVTSEMGGLALTRPYTGAQYSLGGNDTYAITRGDVLSPADIAVGRGTDEPRRLTRLNANLLDYRELGQVEEFWYPSSYDGQDIHAWVVWPPGFDPSKKYPLLLEIHGGPHAAYGPHFSVEVQLFAAAGYVVVYANPRGSSSYGDAFGGYIHHNYPSEDYDDLMSAVDAIIDRGAIDTDRLYVTGGSGGGVLTAWIVGKTDRFAAAVVAKPVINWISFALSADYAPLFSKYWFPALPWDDPMGYWERSPLSLAGEVSTPTMLLTGEEDWRTPMWESEQYYQALKLRGVETALVRVPGASHSIAARPSQLLAKVSAILEWFKRHNGESESDE
- the nth gene encoding endonuclease III; translation: MNAEKRAEIFRRLSRTNPRPTTELSYGSPFELLVAVVLSAQATDVGVNKATKTLFAEANTPDSMLKLGEAGIRRHIRTIGLFNAKAANVVSLSRILLEEHGGEVPREREALEALPGVGRKTANVILNTAFGVPVIAVDTHVFRLSNRTRIAPGKNVVEVENRLMRLTPKEYLMHAHHWLILHGRYVCQARKPRCPDCVIADLCEYPKRLRPKE
- a CDS encoding cytochrome c, whose product is MRSAARRICSMEGTPSPDLISSKLYVPPAQTLCIARGIWYSSRLLPEVLENCCPTMKRIALLSLLVFTVPLASYAAEPDLERGKELYFLCSTCHGPAGEGNALLNTPAAGKQDTWYVERQLINYRANLRGYWDPLEDIYGNQMRNFAIAQVPDEQAIIDMAAYMHSLEAPTLPVTVEGDPEEGRKIYEETCIACHGPNGEGSTLLGSPRISNQFDWYLLRQLDDFLSGARGQQRDDIFGTQMRYMAQVLDTEQKRKDVISYIASFKYTEQPD
- a CDS encoding pyridoxal-phosphate dependent enzyme yields the protein MRSGDGVPSIEHIRRAAERIGPYVHRTPVLSSNAVNEVSGAKVFFKCENLQKAGAFKARGATNAVFSLSDKQARHGVATQSSGNHGAALAMAAGWRGIPVTVVMPNNALAIKKKAVAGHGARIVYCAPTPQARDDALARVAESTQAEIIHPFDDPRVIAGQGTAVLELLEEVADIDTVIAPVGGGGLLSGTALAARSLRPASRVFGAEPRNVNDAWQSLKSGRIMPSTGKKSIADGLLTTLGKLTFPIMRDHVTGIITVSEESIVDAMRLAWERLKLIVEPSAAVAVAALLAQPGKFQGRRVGIILSGGNVDPDKLPWVKDR
- the ctaD gene encoding cytochrome c oxidase subunit I — translated: MSDTTHEEHHDGPHASGMWRWLTTTNHKDIGTLYLVFSLIMFLVGGTMALIIRTELFQPGLQLVDPHFFNQMTTMHALVMIFGALMPAFVGLANWQIPLMVGAPDMALPRMNNWSFWILPPAFLLLLGTLFMPGGAPAGGWTLYPPLILQTGDAFPFVVFSLHMLGASSILGAINIIVTITNMRAPGMGFMKMPLFVWTWLITAYLLIGAMPVLAGAITMLLTDRYFDTSFFLAAGGGDPVMFQHIFWFFGHPEVYILILPAFGIISQVIPTFSRKPLFGYVSMVIATSAIAFLSYVVWAHHMFTVGMPAAGMLFFMITTMFIAVPTGVKIFNWLATMWRGSISFETPMLFAIAFVILFTIGGFSGLMLALVPADIEYHDTYFVVAHFHYVLVPGAIFGVIAGVYYWLPKWTGHMYNETLGKWHFWLSTIFVNILFFPQHFLGLASMPRRIPDYSIQFTEFNMISTVGAFGFGLSQLLFVWMLIKCVKGGETASTKVWDEPEGLEWTVPSPAPYHTFETAPKV
- a CDS encoding DUF2244 domain-containing protein, producing the protein MKTGDPAPRIVIRPNCNFTGRGAFWLFVAMTLPVLGVAVAWALRGYWLILPFAGLELAVLGIALAITVHRGRYRETIRFGQRFVRVRRGYAGRQERVEFPRSWTRAWIEPGASPALPGRLFLGAGGASCELAACLTEEERQSLCRRLRELTRVPVTAQK
- a CDS encoding c-type cytochrome encodes the protein MSKKLQLAAFLVTAALSSQLAAQDDPTAGDPERGRILAEPCLGCHGIEGNMTTYPPYHVPKLGGQNPNYIVKALQGYAGDDREHDGMHAQAADLTEQELRDIGAYFGGETAVEANTEVTPPESGIFCVSCHGVNGVSITTEFPHLAGQHADYLNETIRQYLEGERSDISMNAFLNMLTAEQLNELSEFYESQPGLVTAER
- a CDS encoding cytochrome c oxidase assembly protein, translated to MGPGDSRHAHVPEIPKTRPCRPAGAAGDGVLRRLHPGAVDKERRVKPDKRKAGNRRLVLTLGGAVAGMFAFAFLLTPLYEVFCELTGLDSERLTRATQPSGAAVASEIDENRTVTVEFLTNTMNPAAWEFQPGDLRIEVTPGRTAETVFYAENLLPHDVISVTRPSVRPLEAVSYVSKQVCFCFEEQAFAAGERRELPMRFTIDSELPAHVETVTLAYTLFTAEPGLGGS
- a CDS encoding cytochrome c oxidase subunit 3, which produces MADTKSDYFVPHGSPWPIVASVSMFAMALGGALWLNGSDAGRTVLLLGLAGLTFMMFGWFGTVIRENIAGLYSDWVDRSFRQGMAWFIFSEVMFFVGFFGALFYARVLAVPWLGGDGIGEATNSLLWSGFESEWPTNGPGEIGGDAEGNFQTIGWGGLPLLNTALLLTSSVTITIAHHALKNNNRRLLNIGTLLTIILGAVFLYVQAYEYVHAYQDLGLRLSTGIYGSTFFMLTGFHGAHVTLGVIMLIVTYIRILRGHFTPNEHFGFQAVSWYWHFVDVVWVCLFIFVYVL
- the coxB gene encoding cytochrome c oxidase subunit II — protein: MYRSKAHGRWLFIGIAAAALAIATPAAADWALDFPASATELGEKVRNLHHLALIICTIIGIVVFGVLGYSLVKFRKSQGAQAAKFSHSTKAEIIWTIVPVLILVGLAIPTARVLIEMEDTQAADLRIKVTGYQWKWRYEYLDHGISFFSNIDDASNAASMVGAGHELHEHYLRDVDKPMVVPVGKKVKLQLTSNDVIHAWWVPEFYVKRDAVPGTINETWFKAEKTGTYRGQCAELCGRGHGFMPIVVEVLEQDEFDAWVAGLTAPAEPEPEELEAPEAVVSQTVPAAAGGAASR